ACTTCCCGAAATAGTTCTTCTGGAGTCTGTGATGCAATCATCCTTGTAATACGCTCATCGCTGTATCCGCGGGATGCTTTTAATCTTTCTCTTCGAATAGATTCTTTCGTATAAATGTACCACATTTCCTGACAGATATCTTCATATCCTGACTCTGGCAACAGAGCTGACTCAATCACAAACAGTGGCGTATCTTTTTTCTTTTCCTCTATAATCCGACGGGTCACTTCCACCTTCACCTGGGGATGAACAATTTCATTTAACATTTCCAGTTTATCCGCATCTTGAAACACAATACTGCTTAAAACAGGTCTGTTCAGCTCACCATCTTCTCCTACCACCTGTTCTCCGAATGTTTCTACGATTTTTTGAAAGCAAGGCTTCCCGCTTTTTTGTAATTCTTTTGCTACCTCATCAAGCTGACAAACTTTTGCCTTATATGTTTTTTCCAAATATCCAAGAACCTGACTCTTGCCCGAGCCAACGCCTCCTGTAATTCCTATTACTTTCATTTCATACTCCGTAATCATATCATATATCTATGATAATAATCTTCTGTTATTTTGCTTCGTACCAGTTATTACCATTGTGCATATCTACGATCAACGGCACTTTTAATTCTGCCGCATGCTCCATCTGGTCTTTTAAAATCGTCTGCACTTCTTCTACTTCATCCTGGTAAGCTTCAATCAACAATTCATCGTGTACCTGCAAGATCAATCTGGATTTCATATTACGTTTCTTTAATTCCCTGTTCACTCCAATCATTGCTATTTTCATAATATCGGCAGCAGTTCCCTGGATTGGTGCATTCATTGCTACTCGTTCTCCAAAACTCCTCTGCATAAAATTGCTTGATTTCAACTCCGGTACCGGTCGTCTTCTTCCATATAATGTCACTGCATATCCATGCTCTTTTGCATTTTCCACAGATTCATCCAAAAATGTTTTGATTCCCGGATAAGTTTGAAAATAATTCTCTATATATTGTGCTGCTTCTTTTCTTGTAATGCTCAAATCCTGACTTAACCCAAATGAGCTGATTCCGTATACTATTCCAAAGTTTACAGCCTTTGCATTTCTTCTCTGCAGATCTGTCACTTCATCAAATGGAATATGGAATACCTGAGATGCCGTAATCCTGTGAATATCTCTTGCCTCTCGGTATGCCTGAATCAACTGTTCATCCCCTGAACAGTGTGCCAATATACGCAATTCAATCTGAGAATAATCCGCATCTACAAAAACATATCCTTCTTCCGGAACAAACACCTTTCGAAGCAGTCGTCCAAGTTCTGTCCTGATTGGAATATTCTGCAAGTTCGGTTCTGTACTGCTAATACGTCCGGTAGCCGTGATCGTCTGATTAAAGGTTCCATGTATTCTTCCGTCTGTCTGAATAAAACCTGCAAGTCCGTCTGCATAAGTAGATTTCAGTTTTGTTAGCTGACGATATTCTAAGATCTCTGATACAATTGGATAATCCGGTGCCAGTTTATCTAATACATCTGCTGCTGTTGAATATCCGGTCTTTGTTTTTTTTCCGTTCGGCAGCCCCATTTTCTCAAACAAAATCACACCCAACTGTTTCGGTGAATTAATATTAAATACCTCTCCTGCTTTGTCATAAATATTCTTTTCAAGCTCCACAATTTTACTTCCGAGCTGCTCACCATAAGTTTTCAAAGCGTCTGCCTCTATTTTCACCCCTGCATGCTCCATATCATACAAGGTAAATAATAATGGCATCTCGATCTCATCAAACAATTTTTTCATCTTTGTCTCATCGAGCTTTTTCTTTAATATTTCTACAGATGCAAATGCTGTGTACGCTTCATAACAAGATTTTGTTTTTTCATCTGCTTTTTCATCAATTATCAAATTTAACTGTTCTCTGGCAATATCTTCAAAATCATAATCATTTTTCAAAGGATTCAACAAATATGCTGCCAAAATCGGATCAAAACAATGTTCTTCTTTTTCCACAGAAATCAATGATAAATATTTTTTCAGATTACATAATACAAATGTGTCTACCTTCTTTGCAAGTTCTGTAAGCTTTCCAAACAGATAATCCATTGTCACTTCCATGTCTGCCGGAATTGTATAAATTTTTTCTCTATCATAAGCCAGAGAAATTCTTCCGTATCCGGACTCGTGTGCAAATAATGGCAGAACATTCCCCGCATCTTCTGAAATTCCGACTCCCACAAGCTTTGCTTTCATTGCTTCCGCAAATACCTGTTCAATCTCTGCTTTTTCTGTGATTTCTTTAAAATATTCTTCTACATCGTTCGAATCTGCCTCTACATCAAATCGTCCGAGAAGATTTTTAAACTGTAATCTCTGGAAATAATCATGTGCTTCCTTTGTATACATGTTGCCATGTCTGGCAGCCTCCAGATCAAATGGCACATCTGCATGGATATCAATTGTAGCAAGTGTTTTACTCAGCACTGCCTGATCCCAGAATTCATCCAGATTTTTGCTTGCTCTTGGCGGTTTTAACTCTGACACATGTTCGTGTGCATTTTCAATATTCCCATATTCTACAATAATCTTTGTTGCAGTCTTCTCTCCGATTCCCGGAACGCCAGGAATATTATCCGCGGTATCTCCCATCAATGCCTTTACATCAATAAATTCAGTTGGAGTCACGCCATATTTTTCCTTTACATCCGAAGCAAAGTAATCCTCTATCTCTGTACGTCCCTGCTTCGTCTTTGGAATCCTGATTTTGACATGTTCTGTTGCCAGCTGCAAAGTATCCCGATCCCCCGAGATAATCGCCACATCCATCCCTTTTTCTTCGCAGGAATGTGATATTGTTCCAAGCAGGTCATCTGCCTCTAAACCTGCTTTCTCGATCGTTGCAATATTCATTGCCTGCAGTACTTCTTTAATAACAGGAACCTGCTGTCTTAGTTCTTCTGCCATTGGTTTTCTTGTACCCTTATACTCCGGATACATCTCATGGCGAAATGTCGGCGCATGTACATCAAATGTAACAGTAAGATATTCCGGCTGTTCTTCATCTAATATTTTAAACAAAATATTCAAAAATCCATATATCGCATTGGTATGCAGTCCTTCCGCATTTGTCAAATCCGGAACACCGTAAAATGCTCTGTTCAAAATACTGTGTCCGTCTATCAAAACAATTTTTTCACGCATATCATCTTCTCCATTCAATGGCCTTTTAAATTCAAAAAGGCAATTCTTTCGCTTTTATGAGTATACACTAAATCCGCTTGTTTTTAAAGGGGAAGTTCTAACAGAAAGTACTCTAAAACTTGAAGATTTTTAGTCCTTCTGCTATATTATATTGCGTAATAATTGCAGTCTCTTACTCTTATAACTGCAATCCACAAATTTAGATTATTTTACCACAATAAAAGGAGACTCTTATAAATGGATGGAATTATTTTTGATGTAGACGGAACGCTTTGGAACTCAACTGATGCTGTCGCAAAAGCGTGGACAAAAGCGATTCAGGAGAATTCAGATTTAGACTTGATTGTAGATGCTCCACTGTTAAACAGAATATTCGGAAAGACAATGGATGAAATCTGCGATATTGTTTTCCCTATGCTTCCCTTAGAGGAACGCACTCACCTTGGCGACTTATGTTTTGAATACGAAAACCAACTGCTTGCCGAAGAACCTTGCCCGGTATTTGACGGAGTTAAAGAAACATTTCAAAAACTCTCCAAAAAGCACAAACTTTTTATTGTCAGTAACTGTGCCTGTGGTTATATAGAAGTTATGCTTTCTACTTCCGGTCTGGATAAATATGTTACAGACACGCTTTGTTTTGGTCAGACAAACACATCCAAAGGCAAAACAATCCGTACCTTAATGGAACGTAACAATCTAAAAGATGTTGTTTATGTCGGTGACACACAAGGCGATGCCGATGCATGCAAAGAAGCTGATGTTCCCTTCATTTTTGCAGAATATGGATTTGGTGATGTTCCTGATGCAAAGACAAGAATTAAAGACATCACTGACCTGACAACACTTTTTTAATTCTGCCGGATAATTTAAGGTGCAACAAATATTACCTTTCATTTGTTGCACCTTTTATGTATTTCCCTATTCCAATGTTTTCAATGCATCTTTCATACTCTTCACATATTCTCTGACTGCTTCATCTGCCTTGTCACCATATTTTTCAATAATCTTCACAATTGCACTTCCAACGATAGCACCATCAGATGCCGCTGCCATTTTCACTGCTTGTTCTGGCGTACTGATTCCAAAACCTACCGCCGCCGGAACATCTGTCACTTCACGTATGGATGCTACAATGGCATCAATATCTGTCTCAATATTTGTACGTACACCGGTCACTCCCATGGATGATACTACATAAATAAATCCTCTTGCTTCTTTTGCAATCATCTGGATTCGTTGTCTTGAAGTCGGCGCGATCATTGAAATCACATCCACTCCATGACTCCTGGCAATCTCATCCAGCTCTCCTTTTTCCTCATATGGCATATCCGGTATAATAATTCCGCTAATTCCAAGCTGCTCGCAACGTGTAAAGAATTTCTCATATCCATAATGAAATACTGGATTTAAATACGTCATAAACACTAATGGAATCTGACTTTTTTCTCTTACTTTCTCTACAATTCCAAAGGCCTTATCTGTTGTCATTCCTGCATGCAATGCACGGATACTTGCCTCCTGAATCACAATACCTTCTGCTGTTGGGTCTGAAAACGGAATACCGATTTCCACCAGATCCGCCCCTGCCTCTTCCATTGCAAGAATATAATCTACCGTTTTGTCTGCATAAGGGTCACCCGCTGTCAAAAATGCAATAAATGCTTTTCCATTTTCAAATACTTGTTTTAAATTACTCATAAATCTCCACTCCTCTGTATCTTGCGATTGCTGCTACATCCTTGTCTCCACGTCCTGAAAGACAGATGATTATATTTTCATCTTTCCTCATCTGTGGTGCGATTTTCATTGCGTGCGCCACTGCATGTGCACTCTCGATCGCACAGATAATCCCTTCTGTTTTTGCCAGATATTCAAATGCTTCTACTGCTTCATCATCGGTAACCGGAACATATTGGGCACGTCCGCTGTCATGTAAGTATGCATGTTCCGGTCCGATTCCCGGATAATCCAGACCTGCTGAAATTGAGTAAACCGGTGCGATCTGACCATATTCATCCTGACAGAAATAGGATTTCATCCCATGAAATACACCAAGTGTTCCTTTTGTGATAGTTGCCGCATGTTTATCTGTATCAATTCCATGTCCTGCTGCCTCACATCCGATAAGCTTTACCTCTTTATCATCGATAAAATTATAGAACATTCCCATCGCATTACTTCCGCCGCCAACACATGCAAGTACTGCCGATGGAAGTTTTCCTTCTGCGTTAAGTATCTGTTCTCTTGCTTCCTTACTGATTACACTCTGGAAATCACGCACGATAGTTGGAAATGGATGCGGCCCCATTACTGAACCAAGTACATAATGTGTGTCATTCACACGACAAGACCATTCTCGCATTGTCTCATTTACCGCATCTTTCAAAGTCTGTGTTCCACTCGTAACTGCATGTACTTTTGCTCCGAGTAATTCCATACGATATACATTTAACGCCTGTCTGTCAGTATCTTCCTTTCCCATAAACACTTCACATTCCAATCCAAGAAGGGCTGCTGCCGTAGCTGTTGCCACGCCGTGCTGTCCGGCACCGGTTTCTGCAATCACACGTGTTTTTCCCATTTTTTTTGCCATTAATACCTGACCCAAAACATTATTGATTTTGTGAGAGCCTGTATGATTTAAATCTTCTCTTTTTAAATAAATCTTTGCTCCGCCTAAATCCTTTGTCATTTTATCTGCATAATATAAAAGCGACGGACGATTCGCATACTCCTTTAACAACTGATTCAACTCCGCATTAAACTGCGGATCATTTTTATAAAATTCATACTGTTTTTCCAAATTAATCAATTCGTTCATCAGTGTTTCAGTAATGTACTGACCGCCAAATTGTCCAAATCTTCCTTTCGACATCTTAAGTTCCTCCTCGTTGTTTACTGTCACTATATTCTTCTTGCAGCTTCCACTGCTTTTTTTATCTTATCCAAATCTTTTATTCCATTTGTCTCGATACCACTGCTCAAATCCAGTGCGTAAGGTTGATTGTTCTGCAGCTGTTGAACTGCATTTTCCAGGTTATCTGGATGTAAGCCTCCTGCAAGAAAATATGGCTTTTTCAAATTTCCAATTTCTTGTAATAATTTATAATTAAACTGCTCTCCTGTTCCACCATTTCCACTGTCTAATAGTAAATAATCAACATCTGATATTTCCCACATACTAATCTGTTGCCTGGCATCCGGTTTTGTCATTGAAATTGCTTTTATGATTGGCACATCAACCGCTTTTTTCAGATCTTTCACATATGCAACATCTTCTTCTCCGTGAAGCTGGATTACATCGATTACCTGCTTTTTTGCCTGTTCGATCACCTTGTCTATATCCGTATTTACAAATACTCCAACTGCCTCTATATCGGGATTTAAATGTTGTTTCAGTCGTTCTGCCGTTTCTGGCGAAACATATCTGCGGCTCTTTTTAGCAAAAATAAATCCAATATAATCTGGTTTTGCCTCATTGACAGCCTCGATATCTTCTATTCTTTTGAGCCCACATAATTTTATTTTCATTCAACTTCACCTGCCAGCCATCTAAGTGCTGTTTTCTTATCTTCACTCCGCATAAATGTCTCGCCGATTAACACCGCATCCGTTCCATTTTCACGAAGCCGTCTGATATCTTCCGGTGTCTTAATTCCACTCTCTGATACATACACAATGTCTTGCGGAACTTGTCTGCGAAGCCGCTCACTTGTATGGATATCTACAGTAAATGTTTTCAAATCCCGGTTGTTCACACCGATAATTCTCGCTTTGCTGTTCAGTGCCCGCTGCACTTCCTCTTCCGTGTGTGCCTCAACAAGTGCCGACAAGCCAAGTTCTTGTGCAATCTTAGCATATCGTTTCAACTCTTCATCTGAAAGGATTGCACAAATGAGCAATACCGCCGAAGCTCCCAGCACTTTTGCTTCATATATCATATACTCATCAACTGTAAAATCTTTTCTCAAAACCGGTATCTGTACCTGATTTGCGATTTCTTTCAGATATGTATCATTTCCCATAAAATAGTATGGTTCTGTCAACACAGACAGTGCCGAAGCTCCTGCCGCTTCATACTCCTTTGCGATTGCCAGATATGGGAAATCTTCTGCGATCACGCCTTTGGATGGAGAAGCTTTTTTCACTTCGCAGATAAATGAAATTCCATTCTTTTTCAATGCCTGTTCAAAGGGAAATGTAAATCCCCCTTGTTTTTTTTCCTTCTCTGCGATTTTCTCTGCCTGAGCTTTTATTGTTTCCGGTGCAATCTCCTGTTTTCTTTTTTCAATTCTCTCCCTTGTTTTTGCTGCAATTTCATCCAATATCATCCTGACTACTCCTCATTTGAACACTTTCTAAACTCTTCTAGTTTTGCAAGTGCTTTTTTGCTGTCAATCAATTCTGCCGCCAACTTAATTCCATCTGCAATGCTCTGGACCTTTCCTGCCACATAAAGTGCAGCCCCTGCATTCATCAACACTGCCCTCCTCTTTGCTCCTGTCTCTTCCCCATTTAAAATGTTTCTCGTGATCACTGCATTTTCTTCCGGGGTTCCGCCTGCCAGCTCCGATTTATCTGCACTTTTGAATCCAAAATCTTCCGGTTTAATCACATATGTTTTGAACTCTCCATTTTTCACTTCACAAACTGTTGTCGGGGCACAGCTTGAAATTTCATCCAACTGATCTTGTCCATATACAACCAACGCATTTTTCACTCCGAGATTTTCAAGCACTCTTGCAAGAGGTTCTACCAATGCTTCTTCATATACTCCCATCACCTGCATATTCGCTCCTGCCGGATTTGCAAGTGGTCCTAAAATATTGAAAATAGTTCGGATTCCCAATTCTTTCCTAATTGGTGCAACATATTTCATTGCAATGTGGTAATTTTGTGCAAATAGAAAACAAATATTAATTTTTTCCAGAAGCTCTGCACTTTTCTCTGGTGGAATTGTTATCTTAACACCAAGAGCTTCCAGCACATCTGCTGCTCCGCATTTACTTGATGCTGCACGATTTCCGTGTTTTGCAACCGGAATCCCGGCTGCTGCTACCACGATTGAAGATGTTGTTGAAATGTTAAATGAATTTGCTCCGTCACCACCGGTTCCAACGATTTCCAATGCATCTACATTGTGAAGTAACTTGACGCAATGTGCTCGCATAGCTGCTGCAGATGCTGTGATTTCATCAATCGTTTCACCTTTCATACTAAGCGCCGTCAGATAAGCACTTTTTTGCACATCACTTGCTTCCCCTCCCATAATTTCATCCATTACAGTATATGCCTCGTCATAAGTCAGGTTTTCTTTTTTTGCCAGTTTCATAATTGCTTCTCGGATCATGTCGTATCCCTCTCTTTCTATTTCTTCAAAAAATTATGTATCATCTGTTTTCCATCCGGTGTCAGTATAGATTCCGGATGAAACTGTAACCCATAAACAGGATATCTTTTATGTTCCACTGCCATCACTTCACCGTCTCTGGTCTGTGCTGTGATCAGAAGTTCATCCGGCAATGTTTCTTTTTTTGCCGCCAGAGAATGATATCTTGCAACCGGAATCTGTTGCGGTATATCCTGAAATATTTTGCTTTTCGTATCTATTTTTGTAAGCGAAGTTTTTCCATGCATCAATTCTTTTGCATAAGATACGGTTGCCCCGAACGCTTCACAAATTGCCTGATGTCCAAGACATACCCCCAGAATTGGGATTTCTCCGGCAAATGTTTTCACAACATCGATACAGCATCCTGCATCTTTTGGCTTTCCCGGTCCCGGAGATAACACAATATAGTCTGGGGACATTTCCCGGATTTCTTCGATTGTTTTCTCGTCATTTCGAATCACCTTGATATCTGGATTTTCTGAACCAATCAGCTGATACAAATTATATGAAAAGCTGTCGTAATTATCAATTAGTAAAATCATGCTTCCATCCCCTTTCCTGCCTGTTCGATTGCCTTTGTCACTGCTTTTGCTTTGTTGATACATTCCTGATATTCATTTTCCGGAATGCTGTCAGCAACAATTCCTGCACCGGAACACACATAAACTACATTTTCTTTTGCATATGCCATGCGGATTGCAATACACGTATCTACATTTCCTGTAAAATCAATATATCCGACTGCGCCTCCGTAAATACCTCGCTTGCAATCCTCTAATTCATTGATAATCTCGCATGCCCGAATCTTTGGAGCCCCGGACAACGTTCCTGCCGGAAGGATGGCATCGATTGTGTCTCCGAAATCTTTGTCTTCTCGAATCTGTCCTTTCACGGTTGAACCGATATGCATTACATGCGAGAACCGTTCAATCTGCATATATTTCTCCACTTCGACCGTTCCAATCTGACTGATTTTTCCAATGTCATTTCTCCCTAAATCTACAAGCATGTTGTGTTCTGCAAGTTCTTTCTCATCTGCAAGAAGTTCTTTCTCCAATTCCTGGTCTTCTTCGTAAGTGTTACCTCTTTTTCTCGTCCCTGCCAATGGGAATGTATGTAACGTGCCGCCCTCTAATTTAGCAAGTGTCTCCGGAGATGCTCCTGCAATCTCGATGTCATTGCTTGAGAAATAAAACATATATGGTGACGGATTTGTCGTTCGAAGTACCCGGTACACATCCAAAATACTTCCTTCTATTTTTGCCTTCAAACGATTGGCAAGCACTACCTGAAAGATATCCCCCTCATAAATATAACGCTTTGCTTTTTCCACCATTTCGCAATATTTTTCTTTCGAAAAGCGAGGCGTAAATTCACTCTTTAGCTTAAGTGGAACATGTGGTGCATAATCATGGGCTTCAATCAGTTCTTTTATTTTGACAAGTCGTTGTTTTGCCTCTTCATATGCCATATCTAACGCTTCTTTTGACTTTACGTTTCCGTCCTCTTCTGTCAGTGGCATATTTACGATTAAAATGATCTTCTGCTGCAAATGGTCAAATGCAATGACCTGGTCAAATAACATCAAATCCATATCACGAAAATGTGCGTCATCCTGTGCATCCAGATTCAAAGTTGGCTCTACATATTTGATATAGTCATATGAAAAATATCCGATCAGGCCGCCTGTAAATGTAGGTAATCCTTCGATTTGTGGAGCTTTATGCTTTTCTATCACTTCACGAATGTATTTCCCCGGATGATTTGCCTGTGCTTCTGTCACCGTTTTATTTTTTATTCGAATCTGTCCATTTCTGCAACTGATTTCCATCGTTGGTTCAAACCCAAGAAAACTATATCTGCCCCATTGCTTCGCATCCTCTGCGCTTTCAAACATATAACAATGGTCACTTACTTTTTTCAACACCCTAAGAACCCCTATTGGCGTATACATGTCTGAGTACATCTCAATGCTGACCGGAATTGTTCTGTATTTTCCGGTTTGTGCGTATTGTTTGATTGTCTGTAAATCTGGATAAGTATTCATATAAACTCCTTCCTACAAGGAAATCCGCCCTTGACAGCATACACATTCTATCTGTATATACTGTCAAGGGCGGATTAAAATTCTAATTCGCGGTGCCACCTTGATTCACTGAAAAAATCTTGTCTGTCGAATATAACAAATTTTATTATCTACTTCGTTTTAATTCTTTCAGTGCACTTAGCAAGATACTAACATATCTCCGACAACTAACGTGTGTCTTCACGTCATACCATACTCGAATCGAAAGATTCTTTCCCGTATGCCCTCTGCGGTCCATTTAACACTCTGCGTTTTACCCGGCTCTCACCTTCCCGGACTCTCTGTGAATGCACGATGTGCTGTTATCTCCGCTTCAACGGTTTACTCTGTTAAATTGTTTTTATTATAAACATAGTGATTGAGTATGTCAATCATTTTTTTATTTTTTTATAAATTTTTTCAGTATGATTTTTACATCGTTAGTTTCCGATAATTTTCTACATTACCGTAATCTTTATGAATTCCATCATCTTCATATAGTGTATATTGTGCACCTTCGAATCCAATCATTTTCAAATTTTCTGTATCCAGCTCTGCCACAGATTCAGCTGTTTCTGCCAATGGAATGCATTTTCCACTTCGGATAAATAATGGCACTTCATTTAATGCAACCTCAACATAATGATTGCCTTTTTCCAAAATTTCTTCCAAAATTGTTCCGTCTGGTAAGAATTTGACAAACTTCATTGTCTCTGGAAGATAAACATAACGGCCTCGTGCATTCTGTTCGTAAACCGGTGCAATCATAATCTCATTTCCAAGCATTAACTGATCTTCTACACGAACAGCCCTCTTATCCTTTGGATATTCAAACGCCAATGGCTTAAAATACATATCGTCATTCAATGCAGCTTTCATATATTCACTGTACAAATATGGAATCAGACGATATCTGACACCTATTACATGCTGAAAATCTTCAATCTGCTCAAATTGATAACATTCCTGCTCTCTTGTGCCCTTTGCCGCATGATCGCGCATCAATGGTGTAAAGACACCTAATGCAAGGTGACGTAACAGCAAATCTCTTGTTGTATCTGCTCCAAATCCACCGAGGTCTGCTCCTGTATACAAGAAACCACACATATTCAAGGACGGCATCATTTTCAAATTTAACAAAATGTGTGACCACCAGGATTTGTTATCTCCTGTCCATATTCCACCATAGCGATGCATGCCCACATACGAAGAACGCGAGAACATAAGAAAACGTTTCTCAGGATCAATCCGTTCAAATGCTTCTCCTGCTGCTCTAGTCATATTATACCCAAACAGATTGTGCACTTTGTCATGACGCACTTTCTTTCCATTTACAAGATGATAAAATCTACGGTAATCCTCATGATTATTTGCAAGTCCAAATAATTTTCCACCTACTTCCCACAAGTTCACCTTGCCTTCTTCATCATCTGCAAATCGTCTTGCAACCTCCTTTGCTTCGGCAAGCCCTTCTTTTGAGTAGAAAATAGACGGCTCATTCATATCATTCCAAAAACCTTCAATTCCCTGCTCTGTCAAAAAACGATACTGGTCTCCAAACCATTTTCTTGCATCTGCATTCAATACATCTGGGAAATGTGTATCTCCCGGCCAAACTGCTGCCACAAAATCACTTCCGTCTTCGCGTTTGCAGAAGTATTGTTTTTCCACACCTTCTTCATAAATCGAATATCCATCTTCGACTTTAACACCTGCATCAATAATCGGTATCAAGCGAATATTTTTATCTTTCATTTCCTGTACAAATCCCGGGAAATCTTTAAAGTTTTCCTCATTTAATGTAAAATCTTTAAAATCCTGCATGTAATCAATATCCATATATATCATATCCAATGGAATATGATTCTCACGATATTTTGCTGCCACTTCACAAAAATCTTCTTTTGTCTCATATCCCCATCTGCTCTGTCCGAATCCAAACGCAAATTTAGGTGGGATATAACTACGTCCGATTGCTTTGCGGAACTGTTTTACAATATCGTATGCATTTTCTCCTTCAAATACATACAAATTCAAATCCGCATTTTCACAGGATACTTTCATTGTATCCATTCGTGTATATCCAATATCAAATGTCAATGTTGACGGATAATCAAAGAACATTCCAAATGTCTGCTTGCCGCTCACAATAATAAAATTATGTGCCGCATATAAAGAACGTTTATCTTCTGTATGTTCCGGGTCATCTGAACAGTCACTGATATAACAATATCCTCTCTTATTAATTCCTCGATTTGCCTCACCAAGACCATAAACGATATCATCTTCATCCATAATATAAGTAAATACAAATCCTTCTTTCTGTGAAATAGTTCCGTACTTTGGATTTCCTTTTGTTGCATCAACCTTCTCTACGATTGCTTCTGTGTCAAATGGATTTCCATATTCATAACGCTTCATTTTGATTCCTCCCTGTTTTTTTCGTCACTTATCTGATAAATACCTGTTTCATAATCACAGTATATCGTTATGAATTTGATATTTCTTGCAATATCCGCTATAATTATAACACAATATTGACTTTTTATAGATGTTATAAATTTAATTGATACATTTGAAAGGACTTTGATTTATGTATAATAAAACTTATCTCGATACTTCCTTAAAGGAACATGCAACTCACGGAACCAAAAAGCATCCTATGATCGGACTCCACTTTGAATCAGGAAACAACTCATTTTATCCAAATCATTTCTTTGTGGAGCGCCACTGGCATCACACAATAGAAATCATCTTAATCCTCAAAGGAAGTTATGAATTTGAAATCAATCTGGAGCAATATATATTAAACGAAGGTGATATTGCTTTTTTAAATAGTGGGGATTTACATCAAATC
This Ruminococcus hominis DNA region includes the following protein-coding sequences:
- the trpB gene encoding tryptophan synthase subunit beta; its protein translation is MSKGRFGQFGGQYITETLMNELINLEKQYEFYKNDPQFNAELNQLLKEYANRPSLLYYADKMTKDLGGAKIYLKREDLNHTGSHKINNVLGQVLMAKKMGKTRVIAETGAGQHGVATATAAALLGLECEVFMGKEDTDRQALNVYRMELLGAKVHAVTSGTQTLKDAVNETMREWSCRVNDTHYVLGSVMGPHPFPTIVRDFQSVISKEAREQILNAEGKLPSAVLACVGGGSNAMGMFYNFIDDKEVKLIGCEAAGHGIDTDKHAATITKGTLGVFHGMKSYFCQDEYGQIAPVYSISAGLDYPGIGPEHAYLHDSGRAQYVPVTDDEAVEAFEYLAKTEGIICAIESAHAVAHAMKIAPQMRKDENIIICLSGRGDKDVAAIARYRGVEIYE
- a CDS encoding HAD family hydrolase; protein product: MDGIIFDVDGTLWNSTDAVAKAWTKAIQENSDLDLIVDAPLLNRIFGKTMDEICDIVFPMLPLEERTHLGDLCFEYENQLLAEEPCPVFDGVKETFQKLSKKHKLFIVSNCACGYIEVMLSTSGLDKYVTDTLCFGQTNTSKGKTIRTLMERNNLKDVVYVGDTQGDADACKEADVPFIFAEYGFGDVPDAKTRIKDITDLTTLF
- the trpA gene encoding tryptophan synthase subunit alpha — translated: MSNLKQVFENGKAFIAFLTAGDPYADKTVDYILAMEEAGADLVEIGIPFSDPTAEGIVIQEASIRALHAGMTTDKAFGIVEKVREKSQIPLVFMTYLNPVFHYGYEKFFTRCEQLGISGIIIPDMPYEEKGELDEIARSHGVDVISMIAPTSRQRIQMIAKEARGFIYVVSSMGVTGVRTNIETDIDAIVASIREVTDVPAAVGFGISTPEQAVKMAAASDGAIVGSAIVKIIEKYGDKADEAVREYVKSMKDALKTLE
- the coaE gene encoding dephospho-CoA kinase (Dephospho-CoA kinase (CoaE) performs the final step in coenzyme A biosynthesis.), whose product is MKVIGITGGVGSGKSQVLGYLEKTYKAKVCQLDEVAKELQKSGKPCFQKIVETFGEQVVGEDGELNRPVLSSIVFQDADKLEMLNEIVHPQVKVEVTRRIIEEKKKDTPLFVIESALLPESGYEDICQEMWYIYTKESIRRERLKASRGYSDERITRMIASQTPEELFREVCTHVIDNSGDFKDTEKQIGEIL
- the polA gene encoding DNA polymerase I, giving the protein MREKIVLIDGHSILNRAFYGVPDLTNAEGLHTNAIYGFLNILFKILDEEQPEYLTVTFDVHAPTFRHEMYPEYKGTRKPMAEELRQQVPVIKEVLQAMNIATIEKAGLEADDLLGTISHSCEEKGMDVAIISGDRDTLQLATEHVKIRIPKTKQGRTEIEDYFASDVKEKYGVTPTEFIDVKALMGDTADNIPGVPGIGEKTATKIIVEYGNIENAHEHVSELKPPRASKNLDEFWDQAVLSKTLATIDIHADVPFDLEAARHGNMYTKEAHDYFQRLQFKNLLGRFDVEADSNDVEEYFKEITEKAEIEQVFAEAMKAKLVGVGISEDAGNVLPLFAHESGYGRISLAYDREKIYTIPADMEVTMDYLFGKLTELAKKVDTFVLCNLKKYLSLISVEKEEHCFDPILAAYLLNPLKNDYDFEDIAREQLNLIIDEKADEKTKSCYEAYTAFASVEILKKKLDETKMKKLFDEIEMPLLFTLYDMEHAGVKIEADALKTYGEQLGSKIVELEKNIYDKAGEVFNINSPKQLGVILFEKMGLPNGKKTKTGYSTAADVLDKLAPDYPIVSEILEYRQLTKLKSTYADGLAGFIQTDGRIHGTFNQTITATGRISSTEPNLQNIPIRTELGRLLRKVFVPEEGYVFVDADYSQIELRILAHCSGDEQLIQAYREARDIHRITASQVFHIPFDEVTDLQRRNAKAVNFGIVYGISSFGLSQDLSITRKEAAQYIENYFQTYPGIKTFLDESVENAKEHGYAVTLYGRRRPVPELKSSNFMQRSFGERVAMNAPIQGTAADIMKIAMIGVNRELKKRNMKSRLILQVHDELLIEAYQDEVEEVQTILKDQMEHAAELKVPLIVDMHNGNNWYEAK
- a CDS encoding phosphoribosylanthranilate isomerase, with amino-acid sequence MKIKLCGLKRIEDIEAVNEAKPDYIGFIFAKKSRRYVSPETAERLKQHLNPDIEAVGVFVNTDIDKVIEQAKKQVIDVIQLHGEEDVAYVKDLKKAVDVPIIKAISMTKPDARQQISMWEISDVDYLLLDSGNGGTGEQFNYKLLQEIGNLKKPYFLAGGLHPDNLENAVQQLQNNQPYALDLSSGIETNGIKDLDKIKKAVEAARRI